A genomic segment from Polyangium mundeleinium encodes:
- a CDS encoding thiolase family protein, whose product MSKETSIVILDGGRRTPRADILVDNKAPGLFSRFSTTQLGGMAIKATLGHTKIDPSLVGHVVMGMAQHSHRDSIYGAQGMRWRGGLGKDVPALTVARICGSGAEAICVGAEILLAGLRNDEERPFTVVGGAESMQYPFCLYDYRGKKVGAATQKYGPIEAKGLPAGTHLQDMLLMSLYDPSAKLAMANTAEELGRRYGIQREEADAFAYRSHKNAKAARDAGHFDEEIEPVALPADDGGDPTILKYDTHILEDPSPAKMGRLPPAFEAGGIITAGNASAVVDGAAAMLIGKESDAERHDARPLARIAGMGVAACDPQIMGWGPVPAVKKALAKAGITGKDVDIVEINEAFAPQALACVRDFEKMGIDPERVNPMGNAIALGHPLGATGAILTLTCAYALRRTKKRYGIVTMCIGGGQGIALVLESMG is encoded by the coding sequence ATGAGCAAGGAGACCAGCATCGTCATCCTCGACGGCGGGCGTCGCACCCCGCGCGCCGACATCCTCGTGGACAACAAGGCCCCGGGCCTCTTCTCGCGTTTCTCCACGACCCAGCTCGGCGGCATGGCCATCAAGGCGACGCTCGGGCACACGAAGATCGACCCCAGCCTCGTGGGCCACGTGGTGATGGGCATGGCCCAGCACAGCCACCGGGACTCAATTTACGGCGCGCAAGGCATGCGCTGGCGCGGCGGCCTCGGCAAGGACGTCCCGGCCCTCACCGTGGCGCGTATCTGCGGCAGCGGCGCCGAGGCGATCTGCGTCGGCGCGGAGATCCTCCTCGCAGGCCTGCGCAACGACGAGGAGCGCCCGTTCACCGTCGTCGGCGGCGCCGAGAGCATGCAATACCCCTTCTGCCTCTACGATTACCGCGGCAAGAAGGTCGGCGCGGCGACGCAGAAATACGGCCCCATCGAGGCGAAGGGTCTGCCCGCAGGCACGCACCTGCAGGACATGCTCCTCATGAGCCTCTACGACCCGAGCGCGAAGCTGGCCATGGCAAACACGGCCGAGGAGCTCGGCCGTCGTTACGGCATCCAGCGCGAGGAGGCCGACGCCTTCGCCTATCGCTCCCATAAAAACGCGAAAGCCGCCCGCGACGCAGGCCATTTCGACGAGGAGATCGAGCCGGTCGCGCTCCCCGCAGACGACGGCGGGGATCCCACGATCCTGAAATACGACACGCACATCCTCGAAGATCCGAGCCCCGCGAAGATGGGGCGTCTGCCGCCTGCATTCGAGGCAGGCGGCATCATCACGGCGGGCAACGCGAGCGCAGTCGTCGACGGCGCAGCGGCGATGCTCATCGGCAAGGAGTCAGACGCCGAGCGTCACGACGCGCGCCCGCTCGCGCGCATCGCAGGCATGGGCGTGGCCGCATGCGACCCGCAAATCATGGGCTGGGGCCCCGTCCCCGCCGTGAAAAAAGCGCTCGCGAAGGCAGGCATCACGGGCAAGGACGTGGACATCGTCGAAATCAACGAAGCATTCGCCCCCCAAGCGCTCGCCTGCGTCCGCGATTTCGAGAAAATGGGCATCGACCCGGAGCGCGTAAACCCGATGGGCAACGCAATCGCACTCGGCCACCCACTCGGCGCAACAGGCGCGATCCTGACGCTCACGTGTGCCTACGCGCTCCGCCGGACGAAGAAGCGCTACGGCATCGTGACGATGTGCATCGGCGGCGGGCAGGGCATCGCGCTCGTGCTCGAGTCGATGGGCTGA